A section of the Mesobacillus jeotgali genome encodes:
- a CDS encoding type III polyketide synthase → MPRIISIADVAPPYSIEQDKVMDFAEKLFKESFKDIKRLLTVFQNGQIEKRHFAKDLDWFEVDHTFEEKNDAYIETAVQLGAKAITKCLKSDDFLKNEIHLEDIDAIFTISSTGLSTPSIDARIMNILPSSQYTKRIPIWGLGCAGGAAGLSRAYEYCLAYPDAKVLVLSIELCSLTFQRNDRSKSNLIGTSLFADGVACALVCGDESGYEKLMKKDAAPNIMGTQSTTMPDSEDVMGWDIRNEGLYVVFSKDIPSIIENWLQPNVHRFMNTNGLDILDIDHFIAHPGGKKVLDAYVSALKLPDDMTKTSLEVLQEYGNMSSVTILYVLKRFMETAKEGDVGLGAALGPGFSSELLLMRWE, encoded by the coding sequence ATGCCCAGAATTATTTCAATAGCCGATGTTGCACCGCCTTATTCAATTGAACAGGATAAGGTCATGGATTTTGCTGAAAAATTATTCAAAGAATCCTTTAAAGACATTAAACGTCTGCTTACAGTTTTCCAGAATGGCCAGATCGAAAAACGTCATTTTGCCAAGGACCTGGACTGGTTTGAGGTGGACCATACATTTGAAGAAAAGAATGATGCTTATATAGAAACAGCTGTACAACTAGGTGCAAAGGCAATTACAAAATGCTTAAAGAGTGACGATTTCTTGAAAAATGAAATCCATCTTGAAGATATAGATGCTATTTTTACAATCAGCAGCACAGGGCTGTCTACTCCCAGCATAGACGCAAGAATCATGAATATCCTGCCGTCATCTCAATATACGAAAAGGATTCCGATTTGGGGGCTTGGATGTGCAGGAGGGGCTGCAGGACTTTCACGTGCATATGAATACTGCCTTGCTTACCCAGATGCAAAAGTGCTCGTCCTCTCCATCGAGCTCTGCAGCCTGACGTTTCAGCGTAATGACCGTTCAAAAAGTAATTTAATCGGGACATCTCTGTTTGCGGATGGTGTTGCGTGTGCCCTTGTCTGCGGAGATGAATCTGGTTATGAAAAGCTAATGAAGAAGGATGCTGCCCCCAATATTATGGGAACACAATCCACCACTATGCCGGATTCAGAGGATGTTATGGGGTGGGATATTAGAAACGAAGGACTTTATGTTGTTTTTTCAAAGGATATTCCTTCAATTATCGAAAATTGGCTTCAGCCAAATGTTCACAGGTTTATGAATACGAACGGGCTGGACATTCTGGATATTGACCATTTCATTGCACACCCAGGAGGAAAAAAGGTACTTGACGCCTACGTTTCAGCTTTGAAGTTGCCGGATGACATGACAAAAACATCTCTGGAAGTTTTACAAGAATACGGAAATATGTCTTCTGTGACCATTCTCTATGTGCTAAAACGGTTCATGGAAACTGCTAAGGAGGGCGACGTGGGCCTTGGAGCCGCCCTTGGTCCAGGGTTTAGCTCCGAATTGCTTTTGATGAGGTGGGAATAA
- a CDS encoding SDR family NAD(P)-dependent oxidoreductase, whose product MFLPSFELNGKTAVVTGAGRGIGRAIAVGLAEAGADVALLARTEKDLGETAEIIENLGRKALIIPSDVTEREQVHNAITEIGSRWGKIDILVNNAGMNIRSKALDATDEEWQKIMDTNLKSAFMMSQETGKIMKDQPSGGKIINIASVAGQVALRTGVVYAATKAALMQMTKVLAMEWGQYGINVNSIGPWYFKTPLTEKLLADEAYINDILAVTPLKRIGELPELVGPVVFLSSDAGNYVTGQTLFVDGGMTIHGF is encoded by the coding sequence ATGTTTTTACCTTCTTTTGAATTAAACGGAAAGACGGCAGTTGTAACTGGTGCGGGCCGGGGAATTGGCAGGGCAATTGCGGTTGGTCTAGCTGAAGCAGGGGCGGATGTCGCGCTCCTTGCGAGAACAGAAAAAGACCTTGGGGAAACTGCGGAAATAATTGAGAACCTGGGAAGAAAAGCACTTATAATTCCGTCAGATGTAACGGAAAGAGAACAAGTACATAATGCAATCACTGAAATTGGTTCAAGATGGGGCAAAATTGACATACTTGTAAATAATGCAGGAATGAACATTCGTTCCAAAGCTCTGGATGCGACAGATGAAGAATGGCAAAAGATAATGGACACCAACTTGAAATCAGCATTCATGATGTCCCAGGAAACTGGTAAAATAATGAAAGACCAGCCATCTGGCGGCAAAATCATCAATATAGCTTCCGTAGCCGGCCAGGTTGCCCTCAGGACCGGTGTGGTCTATGCAGCCACAAAGGCAGCGCTCATGCAAATGACAAAGGTACTTGCAATGGAGTGGGGCCAATATGGCATCAATGTAAACTCAATAGGTCCATGGTACTTTAAAACTCCCCTTACCGAAAAACTGTTGGCAGATGAAGCATATATAAATGACATCCTCGCCGTTACACCGCTGAAACGGATCGGCGAGCTGCCAGAACTCGTGGGGCCAGTTGTATTCCTAAGCTCAGATGCAGGGAATTATGTAACCGGACAAACCCTATTCGTAGATGGCGGAATGACAATTCATGGATTTTAA
- a CDS encoding subunit I/II of b(o/a)3-type cytochrome C oxidase, translated as MAQPGIGKKTNTKVEDQSSLKGTLASVFLLGFFLIATWVGVYFLFVDRF; from the coding sequence ATGGCTCAACCTGGGATCGGGAAGAAAACAAATACAAAGGTAGAGGATCAATCTTCCTTGAAAGGAACACTTGCATCTGTTTTCTTGTTAGGATTCTTTTTAATTGCCACTTGGGTAGGCGTTTATTTCTTGTTTGTAGATCGTTTCTAA
- a CDS encoding cytochrome c oxidase subunit II, with the protein MHIHKFEKIWLIFGITTLLVFLTVIGVSAFYLGNQPPSCLATINPEKVDTTAPFNEPGLKKVEGKEWDYELVYVASAFSYNPAKVEVPLGAKVKVIATTKDVIHGFEVAGTNINMMLEPGFISEYVTTFDKAGDYLIVCNEYCGVGHHMMSSKIEVVE; encoded by the coding sequence ATGCACATTCATAAATTTGAAAAAATCTGGCTTATATTCGGGATTACGACATTGCTAGTCTTCCTGACAGTCATCGGGGTCAGTGCATTTTATTTAGGCAACCAGCCGCCAAGCTGTCTGGCGACAATCAATCCGGAGAAGGTTGACACAACCGCACCCTTCAATGAACCGGGTTTGAAAAAAGTTGAAGGAAAAGAGTGGGATTACGAACTTGTATACGTGGCCTCCGCATTTTCTTACAACCCTGCAAAGGTGGAAGTTCCACTAGGAGCAAAAGTAAAAGTAATTGCGACGACTAAAGACGTCATCCATGGTTTCGAAGTGGCGGGAACCAATATAAATATGATGCTCGAGCCAGGTTTTATCAGTGAATATGTCACTACTTTTGATAAGGCCGGGGATTATCTGATCGTTTGTAATGAGTATTGTGGCGTCGGCCACCACATGATGTCTTCTAAAATCGAGGTGGTAGAATAA
- a CDS encoding b(o/a)3-type cytochrome-c oxidase subunit 1, giving the protein MNTKSINPRVDRRDGKLSMAHFYVAFIALAIGGLAGLLQTLVRSGKFELPSWTGYYQILTIHGVVLGLVLTTFFIMGFQLALVSKTSGTLTDKQRRIGWIGFWTMTIGTVMAAIMILTNQASVLYTFYAPLQAHALFYLGLTLVIVGSWIDGAAIIMAYASWRKANPGKPSPLLTFMSLVNTLMWIVATIGVAATVLFQLLPWSLGLVERVDVLVSRTLFWYFGHPLVYFWLLPAYMAWYAIVPKIIGGKIFSDSLARMSFILFLLFSIPVGFHHQLMEPGIDPAWKFLQVILTFLVVIPSLMTAFSLFATFEMFGRSKGATGLFGWVKKLPWGDARFAVPFIGMLAFIPAGAGGLVNASHQLNQVVHNTIWVTGHFHLTLATSVVLTFFGISYWLVPHLTGRVLTKAMNKLAIIQGVVWAIGMTFMSGAMHAAGLLGAPRRSSFSTYGGSEQAAEWIPYQVAQAIGGSILFLGIILMLYIFINLAFFAPKGEEEFPVGEVADQAEKTPMVFENWKLWLGITVLLILFAYTIPFIDMIQNAPIGSKGYKFF; this is encoded by the coding sequence ATGAATACAAAATCAATCAATCCAAGAGTTGACCGCCGTGATGGCAAACTATCAATGGCCCACTTCTATGTGGCTTTCATCGCTCTTGCAATCGGCGGACTTGCAGGCTTGCTGCAAACCCTTGTCCGTTCTGGAAAGTTCGAATTGCCTTCATGGACTGGATATTACCAGATCCTCACGATTCACGGTGTCGTACTGGGACTCGTTTTAACTACCTTTTTCATAATGGGCTTCCAGCTTGCCCTTGTAAGTAAAACATCAGGAACCTTAACTGACAAACAGCGCCGTATCGGCTGGATCGGTTTCTGGACAATGACAATCGGTACTGTAATGGCCGCCATCATGATCCTTACTAACCAGGCTTCTGTACTGTACACGTTTTACGCACCTTTACAGGCACATGCACTATTTTACTTAGGTCTGACACTTGTTATAGTCGGAAGCTGGATTGATGGTGCTGCAATCATCATGGCTTACGCTTCCTGGAGAAAAGCAAACCCTGGCAAGCCTAGCCCGCTGCTGACTTTCATGTCTCTAGTAAACACACTTATGTGGATTGTAGCAACTATCGGCGTAGCTGCAACAGTACTTTTCCAGCTGCTGCCTTGGTCTTTAGGACTTGTAGAGCGTGTTGATGTATTGGTCAGCCGGACACTGTTCTGGTATTTCGGTCACCCGCTTGTATATTTCTGGCTATTGCCTGCATACATGGCTTGGTACGCAATCGTTCCAAAAATCATTGGCGGTAAAATTTTCTCTGATTCACTGGCAAGGATGTCCTTTATCCTGTTCCTGCTGTTCTCAATCCCTGTCGGTTTCCACCATCAGCTTATGGAACCAGGAATTGATCCGGCTTGGAAATTCCTTCAGGTAATTTTGACATTCCTTGTCGTTATTCCGTCACTGATGACCGCTTTTTCACTATTTGCCACATTTGAGATGTTTGGACGTTCTAAAGGTGCTACCGGCCTTTTTGGCTGGGTTAAAAAGCTGCCTTGGGGAGATGCACGCTTCGCAGTTCCATTCATCGGTATGCTTGCATTCATCCCTGCTGGTGCTGGCGGACTTGTCAACGCTTCTCACCAGCTGAACCAGGTAGTCCATAATACGATCTGGGTTACTGGGCACTTTCATTTAACTCTTGCAACTTCTGTAGTATTGACGTTCTTCGGAATCTCTTATTGGCTGGTCCCTCACCTTACTGGAAGGGTACTTACGAAAGCAATGAACAAATTAGCCATCATCCAGGGTGTTGTCTGGGCAATTGGGATGACCTTCATGTCTGGAGCCATGCACGCAGCTGGATTGCTAGGAGCACCGCGCCGCTCCTCTTTCTCAACCTATGGAGGTTCAGAGCAAGCTGCTGAATGGATTCCTTATCAGGTAGCCCAAGCGATCGGTGGTTCTATCCTTTTCCTTGGTATCATCCTGATGCTCTATATTTTCATCAATCTTGCTTTCTTCGCACCTAAAGGTGAGGAAGAGTTCCCTGTAGGAGAGGTTGCTGATCAGGCCGAAAAGACTCCAATGGTATTTGAAAATTGGAAGCTATGGCTCGGTATCACAGTTCTTTTGATTCTGTTCGCCTACACAATTCCATTCATCGATATGATTCAAAATGCACCAATTGGGTCGAAGGGATACAAATTCTTCTAA
- the asnS gene encoding asparagine--tRNA ligase: MIKSVVKDLYRNQESFKDKTVQLTGWIRTLRDSKTIGFMELNDGTFFKSVQVVFEDTLDNFKEITKLPISSSVLVEGEFVPTPEMKQPFEIKATKIVVEGLSDTDYPIQKKRHTLEYLRTIAHLRPRANAFSAVFRVRSVASYALHKFFQDKGFVYVHTPIITGSDTEGAGEMFRVTSMDLNQLPKTEDGNVDESADFFGKETNLTVSGQLNAESFALAFRNVYTFGPTFRAENSNTARHAAEFWMVEPEVAFAELPDIMDLGEEMIKYVIDYVFEHAPEEMDFFNSFIDKTLIERLQNALNSDFGRVTYSEAVELLKNSGKQFEYAVEWGTDLQTEHERYLSEEIYKRPVFVTDYPKEIKAFYMRANEDGKTVAATDLLVPGIGELIGGSQREEREDVLAERIKELGMAEEDYWWYLELRKYGGTKHSGYGIGFERLVMYLTGMKNIRDVIPFPRTPGNADF; the protein is encoded by the coding sequence ATGATCAAGAGCGTAGTAAAAGATCTATACAGAAATCAAGAAAGTTTTAAAGATAAAACTGTTCAATTAACAGGATGGATACGCACTCTTCGCGATTCGAAAACTATTGGCTTCATGGAGTTGAATGATGGTACATTCTTTAAGAGTGTACAAGTTGTTTTTGAGGATACGCTTGATAACTTCAAAGAAATTACAAAGTTGCCGATTAGCTCTTCTGTTTTAGTAGAGGGTGAATTTGTTCCAACTCCGGAAATGAAACAGCCTTTTGAAATTAAAGCGACAAAAATTGTCGTCGAAGGATTATCGGATACAGATTATCCTATACAAAAAAAGCGGCATACGCTTGAATATTTAAGAACAATCGCTCACTTGCGTCCGAGAGCCAATGCCTTTTCGGCCGTTTTTAGAGTAAGATCTGTTGCATCCTATGCTCTTCATAAATTCTTCCAGGACAAAGGGTTTGTTTATGTACATACACCGATTATTACCGGCAGCGATACAGAAGGAGCCGGGGAAATGTTCCGTGTGACTTCGATGGACTTGAACCAGCTGCCAAAAACTGAAGACGGTAATGTGGATGAAAGTGCAGATTTCTTCGGCAAAGAAACCAACTTAACCGTGAGCGGTCAATTGAATGCGGAAAGCTTTGCTCTTGCTTTCCGTAATGTGTATACCTTTGGTCCGACATTTAGGGCGGAAAATTCAAATACGGCACGACATGCCGCAGAATTCTGGATGGTCGAACCGGAAGTAGCCTTTGCGGAATTACCGGATATCATGGACCTTGGAGAAGAAATGATTAAGTACGTCATTGATTATGTTTTTGAGCATGCACCAGAAGAAATGGATTTCTTTAACAGCTTTATTGATAAAACACTTATTGAAAGATTGCAGAATGCTTTAAATTCTGATTTCGGAAGGGTTACTTATAGCGAAGCTGTTGAATTATTAAAGAACTCTGGTAAGCAATTTGAATACGCTGTTGAATGGGGTACAGACCTGCAAACTGAACATGAACGTTACCTTAGCGAGGAAATTTACAAGCGTCCTGTCTTCGTAACTGACTATCCGAAAGAAATCAAGGCATTTTATATGAGAGCGAATGAGGATGGCAAGACAGTTGCAGCAACCGATCTTTTGGTTCCCGGCATCGGCGAGTTAATCGGCGGAAGCCAGCGTGAGGAAAGAGAAGATGTCCTTGCAGAACGGATTAAAGAACTTGGTATGGCGGAAGAAGATTATTGGTGGTATCTCGAGCTTAGAAAATACGGCGGCACCAAGCATTCCGGCTATGGAATTGGGTTCGAACGACTTGTCATGTATTTAACCGGTATGAAAAATATCCGAGATGTCATTCCATTCCCTCGTACACCAGGAAATGCAGATTTTTAA
- a CDS encoding EamA family transporter — protein sequence MKGKMPYFMIAFAAAMWGLIGFFVKGLNNAGFSAMEIVAIRVMTAAIVLIMVGISFYRNRLKIRLKDLYLFVGTGILSIVFFNWSYFTAINLMNIPIAVALLYTSPAFVAVLSFLFLKESMNRKKLLAIVMTVIGCTLAAGITGQGGTSFSVSSILIGLGAGFGYALYSIFGKVALRRYHPFTVTLYTFLVASAALVPTTGIVSKADVLFTGDAWLYAVGLGIIPTVVAYFAYSWGLERTESSTAAVVATLEPVIATMLGILVYGDRLGGLQLIGSTLIIISVIAINISIPIRKPKKQFTV from the coding sequence ATGAAAGGGAAAATGCCTTATTTTATGATCGCATTTGCAGCAGCTATGTGGGGCTTGATTGGTTTTTTTGTAAAAGGCCTGAATAACGCTGGATTCAGTGCAATGGAGATTGTGGCCATCAGAGTTATGACCGCTGCCATTGTTTTGATAATGGTAGGTATTTCCTTTTACAGAAACCGCTTGAAAATCAGGTTAAAAGACTTGTATCTTTTTGTAGGCACAGGAATTTTAAGCATCGTGTTTTTTAATTGGTCTTATTTTACGGCAATCAATCTGATGAATATTCCGATTGCAGTGGCTTTATTGTACACATCTCCTGCTTTTGTGGCGGTTTTGTCATTTCTTTTCCTGAAAGAAAGCATGAACAGGAAGAAATTATTGGCGATTGTCATGACAGTCATTGGCTGTACGCTTGCGGCAGGCATCACCGGGCAGGGAGGAACTTCTTTCTCAGTCTCCAGTATCCTGATTGGTCTAGGAGCTGGGTTCGGTTATGCCCTTTACAGCATTTTTGGCAAGGTGGCATTAAGGCGGTACCATCCTTTTACAGTCACTTTGTACACCTTCCTTGTTGCCTCGGCTGCACTGGTTCCGACAACCGGTATAGTCAGCAAGGCTGATGTCCTTTTCACCGGGGATGCGTGGCTTTATGCGGTAGGGTTAGGGATTATTCCGACCGTGGTTGCTTATTTTGCATACTCATGGGGTCTTGAGAGAACAGAAAGCAGTACTGCTGCTGTTGTAGCAACATTGGAACCTGTCATTGCCACCATGCTGGGAATTCTGGTGTATGGTGACAGGCTGGGCGGTCTGCAGCTAATCGGCTCCACGTTGATTATCATATCAGTCATTGCTATCAATATCTCAATTCCAATCAGGAAGCCAAAAAAGCAATTCACTGTGTGA
- a CDS encoding carboxypeptidase M32, whose protein sequence is MQTEKRFLDYVKKMAAYGEALSLIYWDLRTGAPKKGAEQRSEVIGVLSSEVFHMSTSEEMASYIARLSNEPSLSEITRKTLEECRKDYDRNKKIPAEEYREYVILQSKAETVWEEAKAKSDFEMFRPYLEKLVEMTKRFIGYWGYEGNKYNTLLDMYEPGVTVEVLDQVFGDLREKIVPLVQQISASSEKPETRFLFKHFPKDKQRAFSLEILKQMGYDFDAGRLDETVHPFAMGLNPGDVRVTTKYDESDFRTAVFGTIHEGGHALYEQNISEDLVGTPLSSGTSMGIHESQSLFYENFVGRNISFWKHNYSLLQQFSEGQFTGVAAEDFYRAINESKPSLIRIEADELTYPLHVMVRYEIEKGLFNDEIQVKDLPKIWNEKYEQYLGIRPEKDAEGVLQDVHWAGGSFGYFPSYALGYMYAAQFKHAMLEDLPDYEKLLEQGNLQPIKEWMTEKVHKHGKMKKPLEILTDVTGEGLNAQYLVEYLYEKYSKVYHLV, encoded by the coding sequence ATGCAGACTGAAAAGAGATTTTTGGATTATGTAAAAAAGATGGCTGCCTATGGCGAAGCACTATCCTTGATTTATTGGGATTTAAGGACAGGCGCACCAAAAAAGGGAGCAGAACAGCGGTCTGAAGTGATTGGTGTTCTTTCATCTGAAGTATTCCATATGTCAACGTCAGAAGAAATGGCATCATACATAGCTAGACTTTCAAATGAACCAAGTTTATCCGAAATTACCCGTAAAACCCTGGAGGAATGCAGGAAGGATTACGACCGGAATAAGAAGATTCCAGCAGAAGAATATCGAGAATACGTGATTCTTCAATCCAAAGCCGAAACAGTGTGGGAAGAGGCTAAGGCTAAATCGGATTTTGAAATGTTCAGGCCGTACCTTGAAAAGCTTGTGGAAATGACAAAGAGATTTATAGGGTACTGGGGCTATGAAGGAAATAAGTACAATACCCTGCTCGATATGTATGAACCTGGCGTCACAGTCGAGGTTTTAGATCAGGTTTTTGGTGACCTCCGTGAAAAAATTGTTCCGCTTGTCCAGCAAATTTCGGCCTCATCTGAAAAACCAGAAACTCGGTTCCTTTTCAAGCATTTCCCTAAGGATAAGCAACGTGCATTCAGTCTGGAAATCCTTAAACAAATGGGATACGACTTCGATGCTGGCCGTCTTGATGAAACGGTCCACCCATTTGCAATGGGGCTTAATCCTGGAGATGTGAGGGTAACAACCAAATATGATGAATCAGATTTCAGGACAGCGGTATTCGGCACTATTCATGAGGGCGGGCATGCGCTATATGAGCAAAATATTTCCGAGGATCTTGTCGGAACTCCGCTGAGTTCGGGCACATCCATGGGAATACATGAATCACAGTCACTTTTCTATGAGAACTTTGTAGGGCGCAATATTTCTTTCTGGAAGCATAACTACAGCCTGCTGCAGCAGTTTTCCGAAGGGCAATTCACCGGGGTGGCAGCAGAAGACTTCTATCGCGCCATCAATGAGTCAAAGCCGAGCCTGATCAGGATTGAGGCAGACGAACTTACCTATCCGCTGCATGTCATGGTTCGTTATGAAATTGAAAAAGGCTTATTCAATGATGAAATCCAGGTAAAAGACCTGCCAAAGATATGGAATGAAAAATATGAACAGTATCTGGGGATCAGGCCGGAAAAGGATGCCGAAGGAGTGCTGCAGGATGTTCATTGGGCTGGCGGGAGCTTTGGATATTTTCCATCATATGCATTAGGCTATATGTATGCAGCTCAGTTCAAGCATGCCATGCTCGAAGACTTGCCTGACTATGAGAAACTCCTGGAACAGGGAAATCTTCAGCCGATTAAAGAGTGGATGACTGAGAAAGTTCATAAGCATGGAAAAATGAAAAAGCCGCTTGAAATATTGACGGATGTAACTGGAGAGGGACTCAATGCTCAGTACTTAGTTGAATATTTATACGAAAAATACAGCAAGGTATACCATCTGGTCTAG
- a CDS encoding DUF2249 domain-containing protein, protein MTFNVIINVPDYAPREKHPAIFQNFDSLNPGDFMQIVNDHDPRPLHHQFMMERPEIFSWEYLEEGPETWRVAIGKTK, encoded by the coding sequence ATGACTTTCAACGTAATTATCAATGTTCCTGATTATGCACCAAGGGAAAAGCATCCTGCTATATTCCAAAACTTTGATTCACTGAATCCGGGAGATTTCATGCAAATTGTCAATGATCATGACCCAAGACCGCTTCACCATCAATTCATGATGGAAAGGCCAGAAATTTTTTCATGGGAGTATCTCGAGGAAGGTCCGGAAACATGGCGTGTGGCAATCGGGAAAACAAAATAA
- a CDS encoding nitric-oxide reductase large subunit, whose protein sequence is MEIQQGTSTKAVVKKNRNSLLKSVLIITLLLSFTVLLTGGYWIFKEMAPRPLEVISEKGELILTKESIVGGQAVFQKYGLMDYGTVLGHGSYMGPDYTAEALKIYTEGMQDFRSQEDFKKDFKDLNKDDQTIIRDRVLKEMRENHYDSDKDKLVLTDAQVFGHQKIREFYHTIFTEGDDWGLKSGLIQEKHMPDGKRAWVAKGDQIEQISDFFFWTAWLSSTQRPDDKITYTNNWPYYEDAGNTMSFSAVWWSGASVTILILFVGLILFVFYRYHLGMKEAYTGDNFPKIDLKKLPLTSSQKKTAKYFAIVSVLFFIQSMFGALLAHYYIEPDSFFGIKWIHDILPFNITKGFHLQLAIFWIATAWLGMGIFVAPLVGGHEPKRQGLLVDILFWALVVLVAGSMIGQWLGANGYLGNNWFLLGHQGWEYLELGRIWQFILAVGMLIWLFIVFRGIRSGLKRESDKGGLIHLLFYSAIAVPAFYFFAFMINPGTHYTFADYWRWWIIHLWVEGIFEVFAVVVIGFLMVQMNLVTKKSTVKALYFQLILLMGAGVIGIGHHYYYNGSAEVWIALGAVFSALEVIPLTLLILEAYEQYKMMRDGGVDFPYKGTFWFLISVAIWNLVGAGVLGFLINLPAVSFFEHGQFLTPTHGHASMMGVYGMFAGAVLIYSLRNIVEPEKWSDRWVKFIVIMLNAGLAGMVFLSLLPVGYLQIKEAFFNGYAASRSAEFLQQEPVEKLLTLRAIPDTIFLIGVAALAVFSIKALFNLRKVTHKEEEQLPVKDLAVEEE, encoded by the coding sequence ATGGAGATCCAGCAAGGAACATCCACAAAGGCAGTGGTCAAAAAAAATCGAAATTCACTGCTGAAATCCGTACTTATTATTACATTATTATTAAGCTTTACAGTACTTCTGACAGGAGGCTACTGGATTTTTAAGGAGATGGCTCCTAGACCGCTTGAAGTCATAAGCGAGAAGGGCGAACTTATTTTAACGAAGGAAAGCATTGTTGGCGGCCAGGCGGTATTCCAGAAATATGGCCTGATGGATTATGGTACAGTCCTGGGACACGGCTCCTATATGGGGCCTGACTATACTGCAGAGGCACTAAAAATTTACACGGAAGGAATGCAGGATTTTAGGTCTCAGGAAGATTTTAAAAAGGACTTCAAAGATTTAAACAAGGATGACCAAACGATCATTCGGGATAGAGTATTGAAGGAAATGCGCGAGAATCACTATGATTCCGATAAAGATAAACTGGTGCTCACAGATGCGCAAGTCTTTGGTCACCAAAAGATAAGGGAGTTCTATCATACTATTTTCACAGAGGGCGACGATTGGGGCCTTAAGTCAGGATTGATCCAGGAAAAACACATGCCGGATGGCAAGCGTGCGTGGGTAGCAAAAGGTGACCAGATTGAACAAATTTCTGATTTCTTTTTCTGGACTGCATGGTTATCGAGTACGCAAAGACCTGATGATAAAATCACATATACAAATAACTGGCCATATTATGAGGACGCAGGAAACACAATGTCCTTCTCAGCAGTATGGTGGAGCGGAGCCAGCGTAACGATATTGATTTTGTTTGTGGGCTTAATCCTGTTTGTCTTCTATCGCTATCATCTCGGTATGAAAGAGGCCTATACCGGGGACAACTTCCCTAAAATCGATTTGAAAAAGCTGCCCCTGACTTCTTCGCAGAAGAAAACAGCCAAGTATTTTGCAATTGTATCCGTTTTGTTCTTTATACAATCAATGTTTGGAGCGTTGTTGGCACACTATTATATTGAGCCTGACAGTTTCTTCGGAATCAAATGGATTCATGACATTCTGCCGTTTAACATCACGAAAGGCTTCCATTTGCAGCTTGCAATCTTCTGGATTGCGACAGCCTGGCTTGGAATGGGTATATTCGTGGCCCCTCTTGTAGGAGGTCATGAGCCGAAACGCCAGGGATTACTGGTAGATATTTTGTTCTGGGCATTAGTAGTCCTTGTCGCTGGCAGCATGATTGGCCAATGGCTTGGTGCCAACGGTTACCTGGGCAACAATTGGTTCCTCCTTGGTCATCAGGGCTGGGAATATCTCGAACTGGGACGCATATGGCAATTCATACTCGCGGTCGGCATGCTGATCTGGTTATTCATCGTATTCCGAGGCATCAGAAGCGGATTGAAGAGGGAGTCTGATAAAGGCGGTTTGATTCACCTGTTATTCTATTCAGCTATTGCAGTACCAGCATTTTACTTCTTCGCTTTCATGATCAATCCTGGTACACATTATACATTTGCCGACTATTGGCGCTGGTGGATTATCCATCTTTGGGTGGAAGGGATTTTTGAAGTATTCGCTGTTGTGGTCATTGGGTTCTTGATGGTACAAATGAATCTGGTGACAAAGAAATCGACCGTAAAAGCATTGTATTTCCAGTTGATCCTTCTAATGGGAGCGGGTGTCATCGGGATTGGCCACCACTACTACTACAACGGATCAGCTGAGGTTTGGATCGCATTGGGAGCAGTATTCTCGGCACTTGAAGTCATCCCATTGACTCTGTTGATTTTAGAAGCATATGAGCAATATAAAATGATGCGGGACGGCGGAGTCGATTTCCCTTATAAAGGTACATTCTGGTTCTTGATTTCTGTTGCAATCTGGAATCTTGTGGGAGCTGGTGTATTGGGCTTCCTGATTAACCTGCCCGCTGTCAGCTTCTTTGAGCACGGACAGTTTCTCACTCCAACACATGGCCACGCTTCAATGATGGGCGTGTATGGCATGTTTGCCGGGGCAGTATTGATCTATTCACTTCGTAATATCGTCGAGCCTGAAAAGTGGAGTGATAGATGGGTCAAATTCATCGTCATCATGCTGAACGCCGGTTTGGCTGGCATGGTATTTCTGTCCTTGCTGCCGGTTGGCTACCTTCAAATTAAAGAAGCTTTCTTCAATGGATATGCAGCTTCACGTTCCGCTGAATTTTTACAGCAGGAGCCGGTCGAAAAGCTTCTGACCTTAAGGGCTATTCCGGACACGATTTTCTTGATAGGTGTCGCTGCCCTGGCAGTCTTCAGCATTAAGGCACTCTTCAATCTGAGAAAAGTAACCCACAAGGAAGAGGAGCAGCTGCCCGTTAAAGACTTGGCAGTAGAAGAGGAATAA